GTGAGATGTTGAGTTGCCCTTCGCGGTCGACTTTGTTAAGTCGCCACACTTTGGTTTGCGGTGGCCGATTTAGATTCATCTATGGATCGGGGTCTTAAGCCCTGTCGAACGATCCTTGGAGAGTGAGACACTGAGTTCAGAGCGATCAATCCATCGAACGACCCTTAGGAAGTGAGATGCTGAGTTACTCCACCGGCCTTCTTGACTCCGTCGAATCAAGAGTATCACACTTCGAGCTGTCTTACGTTCAAGAATCATACTAATCTATGGATCGGCTAAACTCAGCGAATGCCTCTCTATGGATCGGCTAAACTCAGCGAATGCCTCTCTATGGATCGGCTAAACTCAGCGAATGCCTCTCTATGGATCGGCTAAACTCAGCGAATGCCTCTCTATGGATCGGCTAAACTCAGCGAATGCCTCTCTATGGATCGGCATTCAGGTCCGAAACATAGAATCGCTTTCGCATTTTGTTATATCGAACTCACGTTATTTTATAGAGTTCGAACAGGAATCCAATGGAGATATATTTCTCCGATGTTCGGTTCTAAATCAACATTAAACATTACATAAAAGATTTTACGAATTGGTTCGGCCGGAGTATTTGATAAAATTGAAAAAGAAGCATTAAAACTTTATGAGCGCTCTGTTAAAATTAGAACGATGACATCAGGTGGTGCTTCGCAAGAGCTCTCAAAGGGGCTTGCACGGGTCCGAACCCGATGGATCGCGGCAAAAGAATTATTTAAAGGCATATTCTCGTAGATCGGCGTGGAGCACCTGCAGCTTTTATAATCGCTCCGGCTGGAACTCATGATTAAAAATTAATATTTAATAATTTATAAATTATAAATATATAAAACCGGAGATTGTTTCATCAGATAAATATTATTCTAACAATGCGATTAAGAATAAATTAAAAAAGAGGAATATTCAGTATCGAATTCCAAATAAAAAGAATACGATAAATCCTGAATGGATTACTCCTTTACTGATCCCTATGAAATAGAGTGCCGTTAATTCGAGTAGTAAATCCCGCGTTTAGACGCAGAATTTTTCTATTACGTAGAGATGAGTAAAACCTTTTAGATGAACAGTCGAACGTACTCTTGCTTTGGCTCAATGCGTTTAGAGCCATAAAAACTTGTTGGGAATTCAAGGAAAAAAATTACTTCGCTTTTTGCATAGTAGCATGTTCGATTATTCTTTTCAGGATGGCTAACGATAGTTTTAGGACAAACTCTTAAAATGTACCGACAACTTTGCGATTCCTTGTCGTTGACCGTATCAAAATGTTGAATGCGGCAGTGAAGAAATTGTACGATCGGAGTTCGTTTAATTTTCCGAAGTTTTTTCCAACCAATAATAGAAAACTGGAAGAATCACCAGAGTTAATAATGTGGAAGATACGATTCCTCCGATCACTACGGTTGCCAGAGGTTTTTGCACTTCCGATCCGAGCCCGTAGCCGAATGCCATTGGTAGGAATCCGAAAGACGCTACAAGCGCCGTCATGATTACGGGGCGAATTCTGCTCGTGGCTCCTTTTAAAACCGCTTCTTTTAGGGGAATGTTCTTTTCTTCGCGAATCCTGTGAATCGTATCCAATTTGACGAGCCCGTTTAGCACGGAGATTCCGCATAACGCGATACATCCCACGAAAGCGGAGACGCTTAAATTCATCCCTCTTAAAAAGAGAAACCAAATTCCTCCGGTTAGTGCAAAAGGAACGCAAAAGAATACGAGTAAGGCTTGACGAACCGATTTCAAACCTAGATATAGAACTACGAAAATCATCAAAAATGTACTAGGGAGTATGATAGATAATTTCTCTTTCGCCTTCGAAAGATTTTCAATCTGCCCGCCCCAGTACACGGAATAACCCTGAGGGATATTCATATTTGAAATCTTATCTTTCGCTTCAGAATAGAATCCCTCTAAATCTCTTCCGCGTAGATTCACCGAAACCGCCACAAATCTTCTGGATTTATTTCTGGAAATGGTCATGATTCTTTCTTTTTTTTCTATAGAAGCCAGAAGTTTAATCGGAATCATTCCTCCGTCTTGTGTTCCCACTCCTATATTCGATATTTCGGATTCGCGATTTCTGAATTCTTCGGAGAGTCGGATTTTAATCGGAAACCGAACTTCCTCTTCGTAGTATCCTCCCAATTCGAATCCGCTCATAGACGCCTCGACTACGTTGTTGAATAAAGGAAGAGATATATTATAATACTTTAATCTAGATTGATCGGGAATGATATCGATCACCGTGGATTTCCGAAGAGCCATGATCGGATCGAGTTCCACTTCCGCTGCTCCCGGAATCTTATGCAGATTTTCTTTCAAAGAATTTTGTAAATCTAAGAGAATATTTAGGTCCTTTCCGAGAATTCTTACGCTGATATCCGCTCTACTTCCTTCCAGAAGTTCGTTGAATCTTGCCTCCAGAGGTTGGCTGAGAGTCAGTTCTGATCTTGGATAATTTTCTTGAACTTTTTTGTGGATTCGGTTTAAGAAATTCTCCCAATTTTTTTCCTTTAACAGATCTTCCAAAGATTCTTTTTTAAGAATGATAAACGTGTCGGCGTTGAAGGTTCCCATCGGGTCGTTTGCTACGGAACTGGTTCCGATTCTGGAGAACACGCTCTGAATCTCTGGCATTTGCATTAGGATTTTTTCCACTTCCTTTTGTTCCTTCAAACTTTCCTCTATACTGATATTTCCTTCTCTCACGATTACGAGCATCAAATCTCCCTCCATCAATTTCGGAAGAAAAACCGTTCCCATTCTGGAATAGATGAATAGAGTAAGCAGGAAAAACGCGATGGATCCGATTACAATCGGTTTCGGTTTATTTAATAGGATCGAAAGATATGTTTCATACAACGTTACAATTTTACTTTTTTTTATCTCTCGGTTTGAGATATGTTTTGTTGGGGTAATAAAAAAGAACAACAAAGGAGGGAGAAAAAATACCGCCAAAATCAAACTAAAACCCAATGCTAGAAGAACGGTTTGGGCCATCGGACGAAACATCTTTCCTGATATTCCGTCTAACGTTATAATTGGAACATATACGAGCATAATGACTACGATTCCGAAAGAGACGGGCTTTAAAACTTCCAAAGACGCGTTCAGGATCGTTTTAATCTTCTCTTCTCGATTGACAATGGAATTCCTTTCAAATCGTATTAGGACGTTTTCGGTAATTACGATGGAGGCGTCCACAAGGAGGCCGAAATCGATTGCTCCTAGACTCATTAGGTTCGCGGAAATTCCGAAAACCCTCATAAAAATCGCAGTCAAAAGCATCGATCCCGGAATGATCGTCGCAACAATGATCGACGCCCTTATGTTGAAAAGAATGAAACATAAGGTCAAAATTACTAGGATTGCGCCTTCGGAAAGATTTTTAGTAACGGTTTGAATTGTGGAATGGATTAGAAACGATCTTTCTAGAAGAATTCTGATTTGTACGTCCTCCGGGAGATCTAAACGGAACACGGCTCGGTTCAGGTCCGCATTGATTTGATAACTGTTTTCTCCCCGCAACATCATAGCGGTTCCTAAAACGATTTCTTTTCCTTCGGAACTTGCTCCGCCTAATCTCTGTTTGCCGTGTTCCTTTACCTGCGCTATATCGGAAACTCGGATCGGCGAGCCGGTGAGAGTACGACGAACCGTAATCTCGGATAAAGAGTTTAAGTTTTTCTT
The nucleotide sequence above comes from Leptospira weilii. Encoded proteins:
- a CDS encoding efflux RND transporter permease subunit; this encodes MLSKLLNISLNNPILSVGTALFLFTYSFFTLNEVPIDAVPDITNTQVIVTVKTGSLDPEQIEKVITFPLETELMGMPNLIDVRSISKFGLSNISLIFKEGTDIYQARSMVLERITSAKEKLPKGIVPTIVPNTTGLGEILFYTVEAKPGSRLTFLPEKDRLLYLRTVQDYMVRPQLKSLVPGIVEVDSNGGYEKEIHIDLNPSKMRTLGITIDQLIGELSTIGESFGGGFIENEGKLSIVRAYGIKKNLNSLSEITVRRTLTGSPIRVSDIAQVKEHGKQRLGGASSEGKEIVLGTAMMLRGENSYQINADLNRAVFRLDLPEDVQIRILLERSFLIHSTIQTVTKNLSEGAILVILTLCFILFNIRASIIVATIIPGSMLLTAIFMRVFGISANLMSLGAIDFGLLVDASIVITENVLIRFERNSIVNREEKIKTILNASLEVLKPVSFGIVVIMLVYVPIITLDGISGKMFRPMAQTVLLALGFSLILAVFFLPPLLFFFITPTKHISNREIKKSKIVTLYETYLSILLNKPKPIVIGSIAFFLLTLFIYSRMGTVFLPKLMEGDLMLVIVREGNISIEESLKEQKEVEKILMQMPEIQSVFSRIGTSSVANDPMGTFNADTFIILKKESLEDLLKEKNWENFLNRIHKKVQENYPRSELTLSQPLEARFNELLEGSRADISVRILGKDLNILLDLQNSLKENLHKIPGAAEVELDPIMALRKSTVIDIIPDQSRLKYYNISLPLFNNVVEASMSGFELGGYYEEEVRFPIKIRLSEEFRNRESEISNIGVGTQDGGMIPIKLLASIEKKERIMTISRNKSRRFVAVSVNLRGRDLEGFYSEAKDKISNMNIPQGYSVYWGGQIENLSKAKEKLSIILPSTFLMIFVVLYLGLKSVRQALLVFFCVPFALTGGIWFLFLRGMNLSVSAFVGCIALCGISVLNGLVKLDTIHRIREEKNIPLKEAVLKGATSRIRPVIMTALVASFGFLPMAFGYGLGSEVQKPLATVVIGGIVSSTLLTLVILPVFYYWLEKTSEN